GGGCGGACGGCGGCATGCGCCCGGACGCGGCCACGGAGGAGCTGCTCCGCGACCGCTTCGGGATCTCCCTGCTGGAGCGCGCGGCCGGGGTCGAGGCCCTCTCCCGCAGCCTTCAGACGAACCACCACCAAGTGCTCGTCGCCGCAGGCGACGTGGCCCGAATCAGGCAGGCGCTGACGATGCAGCAGGCCGGTGAGGACACAGGACCAGTGAGCACCGACACTTCGGGCGCGGCTCCGGAGCGGCAGGACGACGGCCTGGAGGACAAGGCCGTCGGGTACGTCAGTTCGCTGCTGGCGGGGGCCCTCAAGGTGCCCGCGCACCGCATCGAGACCGACGTCCCGCTGGAGCGGTACGGCATCGACTCGGTGATGGCGATGAACCTGACCGCCAAGCTGGAGGCGGTCTTCGGGCGCCTGCCGAAGACACTCTTCTTCGAGTACCGCGACATCGGGCAGCTCACCGGCTACCTGGTCGACGCGCACCGGCCGCGGCTGGCGGAGCTGCTGGGAGTCACCCCCGCGGCGCCGGCCGTCGTGCCGGCGCCGGCCGCGGCGCCCGCCGTCCCGGTCGAGGTCCCGCCGGTCCCGGTCGAGGTCCCGCCGGTCCCGGCGGTTCTGGCAGCCACGACGACCCCGGCGCCCGCCGGCGGGTCCGAGCCCCGTCCGGCGGCCGCACCGCGCAGTGCCGACATCGCCGTCATCGGCATCGGCGGCCGCTACCCGCAGGCCCGCAACCTGCGCGAGTTCTGGCGCAACCTGGCCGAGGGCCGGGACAGCGTCACCGAGGTGCCCGCGGACCGCTGGGACCACCGCGCCCACTCCGTCCAGGACCCCGCCCGGCCCGGCGCGACCCCGCACAAGTGGGGCGGGTTCCTGGACGACATCGACCGGTTCGACCCGCTGTTCTTCAACATGTCGCCCCGCGAGGCCGAGTTCACCGATCCGCAGGAGCGCCTCTTCCTGGAGGCTGTGTACGAGACGCTGGAGGACGCCGGGTACACCCGGCAGGACCTTCTGCGACACCGCTCGAACGGCGTCGAGGGCAACGTCGGCGTGTTCGTCGGCGCGATGTACGACGAGTACCAGCTGTACGGCGCGTCCGGGCCGGGGCAGGCCGACGGCCAGCCGATCCCGGGCAACGCGGCGAACATCGCCAACCGCGTCTCCTACTTCTGCAACTGGCAGGGCCCGAGCATCACGCTCAAGACCATGTGCTCCTCGTCCCTGACGGCGCTCCACCTGGCCTGTCAGAGTCTGCAGCTCGGCGACTGCGAGGTCGCCGTCGCCGGCGGCGTCAACCTGTCGCTCCACCCCAACAAGTACCTGCTGCTGGGGCAGACCGGCTTCGCGTCCAGCAAGGGCCGGTGCGAGAGCTTCGGCGAGGGCGGCGACGGCTACGTGCCCGGCGAGGGCGTCGGCGCCGTGCTGCTGAAGCCGCTGGACCGGGCGATCGCCGACGGCGACCGGATCCACGGCGTCATCAAGGCCACCGCGATCAACCACGGCGGCCGGACCAACGGCTACACGGTGCCCAACCCGAACGCCCAGAGCGGCGTGATCGCGCACGCCCTGGACAAGGCGGGCGTCGACGCGCGCACCGTCAGCTACGTCGAGGCGCACGGCACCGGCACCTCGCTCGGCGACCCGATCGAGATCGCCGGCCTCACCAAGGCGTTCGCCCGGCACACGGACGACCGGCAGTTCTGCGCGATCGGCTCGGTCAAGAGCAACATCGGGCACGCCGAGAGCGCGGCCGGCATCTCGGCGCTGACCAAGGTGCTGCTGCAGCTGAAGCACGGCAAGCTCGCCCCTTCGCTGCACTCCGAGGTGCTCAACCCGCACATCGACTTCGAGGAGACGCCCTTCCGGGTGCAGCGGGAGCTGGCGGACTGGGCGCGGCCGGTGATCGACACCGCCGACGGCCCCCGCGAGTACCCGCGGATCGCCGGCATCTCCTCCTTCGGCGCGGGCGGGTCCAACGCGCACGTCGTCGTCGAGGAGTACGTCCCGGCCGCGCGCCCGGTGGCGGCCGACCCGGCCGGACAGCCGCTGGCGTCCGTCGTCGTGCTCACCGCGCGCACCGAGGAGCAGCTGCGCGAGCAGGCGCAGCGGCTGCTCGACTGGGCGCTGGAGGAGCGGATCGGCGACGCCGACGTGCCCGGGATCGCCTTCACCCTGCAGACCGGGCGCGAGCACCTGGACGAGCGGCTGGCGTTCCTGGCCGGCTCCGCCGAGGAGCTGCTCGCCCGGCTGCGCGACCACCTGGACGGCCGGCAGGCCGTCGGCGAGGTGTACCGGGGCCGGGTGAAGCGCGCCAAGGACGCCGTGTCGTTCCTCGCCGAGGACGAGGACATGGCGCACACCATCGAGGCGTGGGTGCGGAAGCGGAAGTTCGGCAAGCTGCTCGAACTCTGGGTCAGCGGGCTCGGCCTGGACTGGCGGAGCTTCTACCCGGCCCCGCTGCCGGCCCGGGTCTCGCTCCCGACCTACCCCTTCGCCCGCAAGCGGTTCTGGGCGGCGACGGCCACGCCGGCCGTTCCGGCCGCTGTCACCGCCGCCGCTGCCGTCGCCCCTGCCGCGGTGGCCGCGCCGCCAAGGCCCGCCGCCCTGAAGCCGGTCGCGCCGGCGAAACCGGCCGTCGTGAAGCCCGCCGCCCTGAAGCCGGTCGCACCGGCGCGGGCCGCTGCCCTGCCCGCGCCGTCGGACGGCGCGCGTGCCGTCGCCAAGCCTCGGGGGATCGGCCTCGCCCCGCTCGGCGGCGGGTCCGCGGCCCCCGGCGCCCCGGCGCCCGTGCGCCGGCCCGCCCCGGCGGTGGCCCTGACGCCGGTGGCCACCCCGGCCCCGGCGCCGGCACCCGCGCCGGTGGCTGCCCCGGCGGCGGTCCAGGCGCCCGCCCCGGCCCCGACGTTCGCGGGACCGGACGAGGAGACGCTGGTCGACGAGCTGGCGGTGAGCCTCGCCCAGGCCCTGTACATGGCGGAGGAGGACGTCGACACCGACACCAACTTCACCGACCTCGGGTTGGACTCCATCGTCGGGGTCGAGTGGATCAAGGCGATCAACAAGCAGTACGGCCTTGAGCTGGCCGCCACCAGGCTCTACGACACGCCCACCGTCCGCCAGTTGGCGGCCTACCTGAAGAACCTGCTGCACACCGCGGCGTCCGCCCCGGCCGCCGCACCGGCGCCCCTGCCCGTCGCCGCCCCGGCGCCCGTGCCCGCCGCGCCCGTCGCCGCCCCGGCCACACCTGTCGTCGCCACACCCGCCGTCGCCACACCCGTGGTGCCGGCCGAGGAGCCGCAGCCGGTGCTCGCGGAGGAGGACGTCCAGGCGGACCTGCTGAGCAGCCTGGCCGCCGCCCTCTACGTGTCGGAGGAGGAGCTCGACCTCGACCGGAGCTTCACCGACTTCGGGCTGGACTCCATCATCGGGGTGGAGTGGATCAAGGCGATCAACAAGCAGTACGGGCTGGACCTGCCGGCCACCAGGCTCTACGACCACCCGACCGTCCTGGAGTTGACGGCCTGCATCCTCCGGGAGCTGGAGAAGGGAGGCGCCCCTCAGGGGCGTCCCTTTCGCGGGCTGACCGCCCCCGCGGCCACGGCCCCGACCGCCGCCGCCCCCGTCGCCGCGGCACCGGCCCCGGTGGCCGCACCCGTGCTCCCGCCCACCCCCGAGCCGCAGCCCGCGCCGGTCGCCGCCCCCGCCCCCGCGCCCGTCCCCGCCCGGCCGGTCGTGGCCGTCGAGGCGCCCGCACCCGCCCCCGCCCCGGCCGGGGCGAGCGTCACCGGGCCGCGCCGCGGTGACGCGATCGCGATCGTCGGGATGGCCGGCCGCTACCCGCGCTCGGAGAACCTGGCCGAGTACTGGGACAACCTGGCGAACGGGCGCGACTGCGTCCGGGAGATCCCCAAGTCCCGCTGGGACGTGGACGCGTACTACGACCCGCGGCCGAGCCGGAAGGGCAAGGTCTACTGCCGGTCGATGGGTGTCCTCGACGACATCGACGTCTTCGACCCGCTGTTCTTCAACATCCCGCCGACCGAGGCCGAGGCGATGGACCCGCAGCAGCGGCTCTTCCTCCAGGAGGCCTACCACGCCTTCGAGGACGCGGGGTACGACCCGCGGGCGCTGAGCGGCGAGAAGTGCGGCGTCTACCTGGGGATCATGAGCAACGAGTACAGCATGCTCATGCAGAAGGAGGGCGCCGACGCGAGCTCGGCCACCAGCAACAGCAACGCCATCACGGCCGGCCGGATCGCCTACTTCCTGAACCTCAAGGGCCCGGCCATCGCCCTGGACACCGCCTGCTCCTCCTCGCTCGTCGCGACCCACCTGGCGTCCCAGGCACTCAAGAGCGGCGAGATCGACATGGCCCTGGTCGGCGGTGTCACCCTCTACCTGAGCCCCGAGGCGTACATCAGCATGTGCGGCGCGGGGATGCTCTCGCCGGACGGCCGGTGCAAGACCTTCGACAACGGCGCCGACGGCTTCGTGCCGGGTGAGGGCGTGGGCGCGCTCGTCCTGAAGCGGCTCGACGACGCGGTGCGCGACCGGGACCACGTCCACGGCGTCATCCTCGGCTCGGGCATCAACCAGGACGGCCGGACCAACGGCATCACCGCGCCCAGCGTGGTCAGCCAGATGGAGCTGGAGCGGGACGTCTACGGTCGCCACGGCATCGACCCGGCCGGCATCGGCTACGTCGAGATGCACGGCACCGGCACCAAGCTGGGCGACCCGATCGAGCTGGAGGCGCTGGCCACCGTCTACCGCGAGCACACCGACAAGGTCGGCTACTGCGCGATCGGTTCGGTGAAGAGCAACCTCGGGCACACCTCCGCGGCCGCGGGCATCGCCTCGATCCAGAAGGCGGTGCTCTGCATGCAGCAGAAGCACCTGGTGCCGACGCTGAACTTCGAGCGCCACAACGAGCACTTCGACTTCGAGGGCTCGCCGTTCCACGTCAACACCGAACTGACGCCGTGGAAGACGGAGGCGGGCGCCGCCCGGCGCGCGGCCGTGAGCTCGTTCGGCTTCAGCGGCACCAACGCCCACCTCGTCCTGGAGGAGTACGACGAGGCCGCCGAGGGCGCCGCGCCGGAGCCGTCGCACGCCGCCCGGGTGTTCGTCCTGTCGGCGAGGAGCGAGGAGCAGCTCAGGACCGCCGCCGCCCGCCTCGGCGACCACGTCCGGTCGCACCCGTCGCTGGACCCGAAGGACCTCGCGTACTCGCTCCAGCTGGGCCGCGAGGCCATGACGTGGCGGCTGGCGCTGACCGCCACCACCCTCGGGGAGCTGGCGCAGAAGCTGACCCGGTTCGCCGAGGACGGCCGGGCGGACGGTGTCCTCACCGGCCAGGCCCGGAAGGCCCGGGGGAGGGGCGCCGCGCATGCGCCCCGGCCCGCCCCGGACGGTGCGCCGGAGGGGGCCGAGGGCGAGCGGTTGGCCGGGCTCTGGGTGACCGGGACGGCCGTCGACTGGGCGCGGCTGTACGTGGACGGGCTGCCCCGCCGCATCCCGCTGCCCACCTACCCGTTCGCCCGAGGGAGCTACTGGTTCACGCCCGCCGAGGGTGCCGCCGACGGGCCCGCCGCACCCGCGTCCGAGGTACCCGCCGTCGCCCTGCCGGCCGCGGCGCCCGCACCCGTGCCGGCACCTGTGCCGGCCGCGGCGCCCGCCGCCCCGGCGGCCACCGCGAACATCTTGCTGAAGCCGGTCTGGGACGTCGTCCCGAAGCCCGCCCCGCTGGCCCTCGCGGCCCCGGCCGGCCGCGTCCTGGTGGCCGGCGGCACGGCGGAGCACTGGGAGCTGATCCGTACCGTCCACCCGGCCGCCGAGCGCCTGCCCGTCGGCCCCGCGGACTCCGTGGAGACGATCGCCGCCCGCCTCGACGCGGCCGGCGACCCGCTCGCGCACCTGGTCTGGTTGGCCCCCCAGCCGACGGCGCCGCCCGCCGTCACCGACGACGCGCTGGTCGAGGCCCAGGAGGGAGGCCTGTACGCCTGCTTCCGCACCCTGAAGGCGCTGCTGAGCCTCGGTTACGGCCGCCGCACCCTCGACCTGACCGTCGTCACCGAGCAGAGCCTGCCGGTGCGGCGCAGCGACACCGTGGACCCGACCCACGCGGGCCTGCACGGCCTGCTGGGCTCGGTCGCCAAGGAGTACCCGGGCTGGAACGTCCGCCTGGCCGACCTCGACAAGGGCTACGACTGGCCGCTCGCGGAGCTGTTCGGGCTGCCCTGCGAGGAGCGCGGCAGCGTCTGGGCGTACCGCCGCAGGCGCTGGTACCAGCAGGCGCTCCTCCCGATCCAGGAGACGGCCCAGGGCGACGCGCCCGCGCCCGGCGACCACCCGGTGTACCGGCAGGGCGGCACGTACGTGGTGATCGGCGGCGCCGGCGGCATCGGCGAGGCGTGGACCGAGCACATGGTCCGCACCTACGGCGCGCAGGTCGTCTGGATCGGCCGCCGGGCCGAGGACGCGGCGATCCGCGAGAAGCTGGAGCGCCTGGGCCGGCTCGGCCCCGAGCCCCGCTACGTGCAGGCCGACGCCACCGACCGGGAGTCACTGCAGGGCGCCTACGAGCGCATCAAGCAGAGCCACCCGGTGATCCACGGCGTGATCCATTCGGCGATCGTGCTGCTCGACCAGAGCCTGGAGCGGATGGACGAGGCGCGCTTCCGGGTCGCCGTCACCGCCAAGGTCGACGTCAGCGTCCGCCTGGTCCAGGTCTTCCGGACGGAGCCGTTGGACTTCGTCCTGTTCTTCTCCTCGATGAACTCGTTCCTCAAGGCGCCCGGGCAGTGCAACTACGTGGCCGGCTCCGTGTTCGAGGACGCCTACGCCCACCGCCTCGGCTCCGCCCTCTCCGCCCCTGTGAAGACCATGAACTGGGGCTACTGGGGCAGCGTCGGCATCGTCGCCTCGCAGAAGTACCAGGAGCGGATGAGCAGGGCCGGCGCGGCCTCGATCGAGCCCGCAGACGGCATGGCGGCCCTCGACGTCCTTCTTTCCGGCACGTTCGACCAGCTCGGCCTGGTCAAGGCTCAGGGGGGTAACTCGTAACATGCAGCACATCATCCGGCGCGAAGCCATCACCACCGCCCGCAGGGGCACTCGGGTTCCCCTGGCCCGCCTCTGCCGGGAGATCGCCGAGGCCACGGCGGCCCCGGCCGTCGACGGCACCGACCGCGACGCGGACGCCCTGGTCGACGACGACCTGCTGAGCCGGCTGCTGCTCGGCCAGCTGCAGAGCGTGGGCCTGTTCTCGGACACCGCCCCCCGGCTGCCGCTCGGCGAGGAACTGCGGCGCTGGCTGGACGAGTCCGTCCGCCAGCTGCTGAACCGCGGCTACCTGCACGGCGCGGCCGCGCACCCCCGCCCGGTGCACGCGGTGAGCAGCCGCGACGTCTGGGCGGAGTGGGAGGAGCGCAGCGCGCAGTGGTCGCGCAACGCCGACCTGCGCGCGCAGGTCCTGCTGCTCGACGCCATGCTGCGCGCCCTGCCGCGGATCCTGACCGGCGAGGTGCTCGCCACCGACGTGATGTTCCCCAACTCCTCGATGGAGCTGGTCGAGGGGATCTACAAGAACAACCCCGTCACCGACACCTTCAACGGCGTCATGGCCGACGCCGTGGCCGGCATCGCGCAGGAGATCCTGCGCGGCGACCCGTCGGCGCGGATCCGCATCCTGGAGATCGGCGCGGGCACCGGCGGCGGCAGCGTGAAGGTCTTCGAGAAGCTCGAACCGCTCGCCGCCCACGTCGAGACGTACTGCTACACCGACCTGTCCAAGTCCTTCCTGATGTACGCGGAGAAGGAGTACGGGCCCGCCCACCCGTACCTGGACTACCGGATCTTCAACGTCGAGGAGCCGCTCGCCGGCCAGGACGTGGAGCCGGGCTCGTACGACATCGTGCTCGCCACCAACGTGCTGCACGCCACCAAGGACATCCGCCGGACGCTGCGCAACGCGAAGGGGGCGCTGAAGGAGAACGGCGTCCTGCTCGCCAACGAGCTCTCCTCGCAGTCGCTCTTCACCCACCTGACCTTCGGCCTGCTCGAGGGCTGGTGGCTGTACGAGGACACCGAGCTGCGCATCCCGGGCTGCCCGGGACTGTCGCCCGAGTCCTGGGAGGAGGTGCTCGACGAGGAGGGCTTCGGCGCGGTGTCGTTCCCCGCGCAGCGGCTGCACGACCTGGGCCACCAGGTGATCGCGGCCGACAGTGACGGGATGATCCGGCAGGAGCTCGCGGACGCCCCTGCCGCCGGGGGCACCGCCCCCGCACAGGCCGCCGGCGCGCAGGAGCCGCCGGCCCGGCCCGAGGCCCCGGGGCACCGTCCCGCGCGGGCCGGGGCGCGGACGCCGGCGGTCACGGACGAGGTGCTGGAACAGCACGTCAAGGACGTCATCTTCGATCAGCTGAAGCTCTCCCTGAAGGTCGACCGGACGCAGATCGCCGCGGACGACGCCTTCATGGACTACGGCATCGACTCGATCATCGGTGTCCAGCTGATCCAGGAGATCAACCGGAGGATCGGTACCGACCTGGCCACCACCGACCTGTTCGACCACGGGTCGGTGAACCGGCTGGCCCGGTACATCGCCGGCGCCCACCGGGCGGAGGCCACCGCCTCGCTGCCGGCCGGGCTGTCGGCCCAGGCCGCCGAACCCGCCCCGCCCGTGGCGCAGGCGGCCCCGCACCGGGCCGCCGCGCCGCAGGCCCCGCAGGCCGCGCCCCGGGCGCCGCACGAGCCGGCGGGCGTCCTGCGCAAGGAGCCGATCGCCATCGTCGGCATGAGCGGACGGTTCGGCGGCTCGCCCGGCGTCGAGCAGCTCTGGGAGCACCTGTCCCAGGGCCACGACCTGACCGAGAAGATCTCGCGCTGGGACATGTCGGGCTACCACCCCGAGGGCGCCCAGGGCTGCGACCGCGGCAGTTTCATCGACGACATCGACCGTTTCGACCCGACGTTCTTCAACATCTCGGGCATCGAGGCGACCTACATGGACCCCCAGCAGCGGGTGTTCCTGGAGGAGTCGTGGAAGGCCCTGGAGGACGCCGGGTACGCCGGCTCCGGCACCCAGGGCCGCCAGGTCGGCGTGTACGTCGGTTGTCAGGAGAGCGGCTACGCGCAGCTCTTCGGCGGCGAGGCGCCGCCCCAGTCCATGTGGGGCAACGCCCTGTCCGCGATGCCGGCGCGGATCTCCTACCACCTCGACCTCCAGGGCCCGGCGATCTCCGTCGACACGGCCTGCTCCAGCTCGCTGGTGGCGATCCACCTCGCCTGCCAGGGCCTGTGGGGCGGTGAGACCGAGATGGCCGTCGCCGGCGGTGTCGCCATCCAGACCACGCCCAAGTTCTGGGTGATCGCGGGCCAGGCCGGCATGCTCTCCCCGAGCGGCCGCTGCCACACCTTCGACGAGCGGGCCGACGGCTTCGTCCCCGGCGAGGGCGCCGCCGTGGTGGTCCTCAAGCGGCTCTCCGACGCGCTCGCCGACGGCGACCACATCCACGGCGTCATCAGCGGCTCCGGGATCAACCAGGACGGCGCGTCGAACGGGATCACCGCGCCGAGCGCCAAGTCCCAGGAGCGGCTGGAGACGTCCGTCTACGACGCGTTCGGGATCAACCCCGAGCACATCCAGCTGATGGAGGCCCACGGCACCGGCACCAAGCTCGGTGACCCGATCGAGTACCACGCGCTCAAGCGGGCCTTCCGCCGGTACACCCAGCAGCGGGACTACTGCGCGCTCGGCTCGATCAAGTCCAACCTGGGCCACACCATCACCGCCGCCGGTGTCGCCGGCGTCATCAAGGTGCTGCTCTCGCTCCGGCACCGGCGCATCCCGCCGTCGATCAACTTCGAGCGCGGCAACGCGCACATCGACTTCACCGACAGCCCGTTCTACGTGAACACCGAGGACCGCCCCTGGGAGGCCGGGGGCGACGGGACCCGCCGCGCCGCCGTCAGCTCCTTCGGCGTCAGCGGGACCAACGCCCACCTGGTGATCGAGGAGGCCCCGTACCGGGCCCACCGCACCGGCGGGCCCTCCGCCCACCTCGTCACCCTCTCCGCGGGCACCGCCGAGCAGCTGGCGGAGCAGGCCGAACGGCTGCTCGCGCACTGCGAGCGGCAGCCCGGGCTCGACCCCGGCGACATCGGCTTCACCCTGCTCGTCGGCCGCAAGCACCTGCCGCACCGGCTGGCCTGCGTCGTGCGCGACCGGGACGAGCTGGTGCAGAGCCTGCGGCTGTGGGCGGCCAAGGGGCAGAGCCCCCGGGTCTGCGCCGGCGAGGTCCCCGCCCAGGGGCACCAGGAGCGCGCCGCGCTGCGCAACTTCGGCAACCAGTGCATCCGGCAGGCCGCCGCGGGCACCGACCCCGACTCCCTGGCCGAACTGCTCGCCACCGTCGCGGACCTCTACGTCCAGGGCTACGGCCTGGACTACGCCGCGCTGTTCGCCGACGGGCAGTACTCCCGCGTCCCGCTGCCGACCTACCCGTTCGCCCGCGACCGGTACTGGGTGCCGCAGGCGCCCGCGCAGGGCCCGGCGCTCCCGGCCGCGGCCGGCGCGTCCACCGCGGCGCACGCCGACAGGCACCCGCTGCTGCACGCGGACGTCTCGGACTTCCGCTCCCGGCGCTACCTTTCGGAGTTCACCGGCGAGGAGTTCTTCCTGCGGGACCACGTGGTGAAGGGCCAGAAGGTCCTCCCCGGGGTCGCCTGCCTGGAGATGGCCCGCGCCGCCGCCGCGCTCACCCTCGGCGGGACGGTCCAGGCCGGCCCCGGCCTCGCCCTGCGCAACGTCGTCTGGGCGCGCCCGGTGACCGCCGGCGCCGACCGCGTCACCCTCACCACCGCACTGGTGCCCAGGAGCCACGACGAGGCCGACTACGAGATCTCCGGCACCGCCGGCGGCGCCCCGGTGGTGCACAGTCAGGGGCAGGTCGTCCGCAAGGAGATCGCCCCCGCCGTGCTCGACCTCCCGGGCATCCGGGCCGCCTGCGACCGGACGGTGGTCGAGGCGAGCCGGCTCTACCCGGCCTACGAGGCCATCGGCTTCCGCTACGGCGACGCGCACCGGGGCATCGAGCGGCTGCACATCGGCCGCGACCAGGTCCTGGTGCGGCTCACCCTGCCGACCTCGGTGCGCGACACCCGCGACGACTACGTGCTGCACCCCGCCCTCCTCGACGCGACGCTGCAGGCCTCGCTCGGCATGGGCCTGGCCGCCGGCGACGCCGGCACCCTCGACGTCTCCGGCATGAAGCCCTCGCTGCCGTTCGCCCTGGACGAGCTGGAGGTCCTCGGCTCCTGCACCGACGCCATGTGGGCCTGGATCCGCTACAGCGCGGGCGTCGAGCGGGGCGGCAAGGTCTTCAAGCTCGACATCGACCTCTGCGACGAGCAGGGCGGGGTGCGCGCCCGGATCAGGGGCATGTCCTACCGCGTCCTGGACGGCGAGGTCGGCGCGGCCGCCGAGACGCCCGCGTCGGCGGCCGCGGAGGTGTCCTCGGTCACCTTCGTGCCCGCCTGGCAGGAGGCCGCGCCGGGCGGCGCGGCCGTCGAGCCGGCCCGGCACGTCGTGCTGCTGCCCGACCTGCCCGCCCTCGCCGACGCGCTGTCCGCGCAGGACCCGGCGGTGCGGGTGCTGCCCCTGACCTCCACCGCGACCGGCATCGCCGAGCGGTTCACCGACCACACCGAGCAGGCCCTCGCCCATGTCCGGGCCCTCCTGCGGGACCGGGCGCAGGAGCAGGTGCTGGTGCAGCTCGTCGTCCCGGACCGGGAGGACCTGGCGACCGTTCGGGGCCTGCTCGGCCTGCTGAAGTCGGCCCAGGCGGAGGACCCGCGGCTGCTGGCCCAGGCCGTCCTGGTCGACCCGGCCGAGCCCGCCGGGCAGCTGGCCGCCCGGGTCGCCGCCGGGCGCCGGCACGCCGGTGAGGCCTGCCTGCGCTTTCGCGACGGCCGCACCGAGGCGCTGACCTGGGTGGAGGGCGACG
The sequence above is a segment of the Kitasatospora sp. NBC_00240 genome. Coding sequences within it:
- a CDS encoding SDR family NAD(P)-dependent oxidoreductase, yielding MQHIIRREAITTARRGTRVPLARLCREIAEATAAPAVDGTDRDADALVDDDLLSRLLLGQLQSVGLFSDTAPRLPLGEELRRWLDESVRQLLNRGYLHGAAAHPRPVHAVSSRDVWAEWEERSAQWSRNADLRAQVLLLDAMLRALPRILTGEVLATDVMFPNSSMELVEGIYKNNPVTDTFNGVMADAVAGIAQEILRGDPSARIRILEIGAGTGGGSVKVFEKLEPLAAHVETYCYTDLSKSFLMYAEKEYGPAHPYLDYRIFNVEEPLAGQDVEPGSYDIVLATNVLHATKDIRRTLRNAKGALKENGVLLANELSSQSLFTHLTFGLLEGWWLYEDTELRIPGCPGLSPESWEEVLDEEGFGAVSFPAQRLHDLGHQVIAADSDGMIRQELADAPAAGGTAPAQAAGAQEPPARPEAPGHRPARAGARTPAVTDEVLEQHVKDVIFDQLKLSLKVDRTQIAADDAFMDYGIDSIIGVQLIQEINRRIGTDLATTDLFDHGSVNRLARYIAGAHRAEATASLPAGLSAQAAEPAPPVAQAAPHRAAAPQAPQAAPRAPHEPAGVLRKEPIAIVGMSGRFGGSPGVEQLWEHLSQGHDLTEKISRWDMSGYHPEGAQGCDRGSFIDDIDRFDPTFFNISGIEATYMDPQQRVFLEESWKALEDAGYAGSGTQGRQVGVYVGCQESGYAQLFGGEAPPQSMWGNALSAMPARISYHLDLQGPAISVDTACSSSLVAIHLACQGLWGGETEMAVAGGVAIQTTPKFWVIAGQAGMLSPSGRCHTFDERADGFVPGEGAAVVVLKRLSDALADGDHIHGVISGSGINQDGASNGITAPSAKSQERLETSVYDAFGINPEHIQLMEAHGTGTKLGDPIEYHALKRAFRRYTQQRDYCALGSIKSNLGHTITAAGVAGVIKVLLSLRHRRIPPSINFERGNAHIDFTDSPFYVNTEDRPWEAGGDGTRRAAVSSFGVSGTNAHLVIEEAPYRAHRTGGPSAHLVTLSAGTAEQLAEQAERLLAHCERQPGLDPGDIGFTLLVGRKHLPHRLACVVRDRDELVQSLRLWAAKGQSPRVCAGEVPAQGHQERAALRNFGNQCIRQAAAGTDPDSLAELLATVADLYVQGYGLDYAALFADGQYSRVPLPTYPFARDRYWVPQAPAQGPALPAAAGASTAAHADRHPLLHADVSDFRSRRYLSEFTGEEFFLRDHVVKGQKVLPGVACLEMARAAAALTLGGTVQAGPGLALRNVVWARPVTAGADRVTLTTALVPRSHDEADYEISGTAGGAPVVHSQGQVVRKEIAPAVLDLPGIRAACDRTVVEASRLYPAYEAIGFRYGDAHRGIERLHIGRDQVLVRLTLPTSVRDTRDDYVLHPALLDATLQASLGMGLAAGDAGTLDVSGMKPSLPFALDELEVLGSCTDAMWAWIRYSAGVERGGKVFKLDIDLCDEQGGVRARIRGMSYRVLDGEVGAAAETPASAAAEVSSVTFVPAWQEAAPGGAAVEPARHVVLLPDLPALADALSAQDPAVRVLPLTSTATGIAERFTDHTEQALAHVRALLRDRAQEQVLVQLVVPDREDLATVRGLLGLLKSAQAEDPRLLAQAVLVDPAEPAGQLAARVAAGRRHAGEACLRFRDGRTEALTWVEGDDRPEVRVPWRAGGVYLVTGGLGGVGTLFAQDMATGVPDLTLVLAGRSPLRPAQEALLDGWRAQGVDVRHERVDVARPAEVRALVDGILREHGALHGIIHSAGVLRDGLIGRKTAEECREVLAPKVAGLVNLDEASKDVPLDFLAVCAGAAGVFGNAGQADYAAANAFQDAYTHHRRELVARGERFGASVCVDWPLWADGGMRVDSATETVMRERLGMVPMPTAVGLAALYAALDAPRTQVLVVAGDAGKIRETVLHRAPRPEPASVRPAPALPAGSPSGQALPARAAGAVGADRKAVRPALVTYLRNTLAEVIQVPAHRIDPGAPFERFGIDSVLALTVTNRLEADFGSLSKTLFFEYRSIDDLSGYFLGAHAGALESVLGLRAPAPEPAAPVLSAAPVLAAAPLLAVAPLAPVAPVAPAQVASQRRPEPPEDAIAVVGLAGRYPGAKDLDELWENLLAGRDCVTEVPEDRWDHSLYYDPEQSRPDRTATKWGGFIDGVADFDPLFFHVSPREAAIMDPQTRLFLECVWNLLEGTGYTRDRLRTAYGSRVGVYVGAMYQQYQLLSSDIVHESITSVMSYSAVANRVSHFFDLQGPSLAVDTTCSSSLVAIHMACEELRRGTCELMIAGGVNLTLHPKKFLGLSLTGLTGSGPDSRAFLDGDGFLPAEGVGAVLLKPLSRAVADGDEILAVIRSSATNHKGRTNGPMVPSPDRQAELIEENLERAGIHPRTVGHVEASANGSQLGDAIEFAALRKVFGRHTRDEGFCALGTVKSTFGNAEAASGIAQLSKVALQLKHRKLLPFVGEGRLNPGVEPAGTAFFLPPAVQPWHRPVVDLDGQEREYPRRATISAFGAGGSNAHLVVEEYVPEQIVAGGYQDDADGYQEDRAPQVVVLSARNEDRLKAVAGRLLEFVGAQPELSLADLAHTLQSGREAMDARLALVAGSVPELVEGLGHYLGGAAGQAPVPLFTGDARRDDSDLGALLSGRVGDAVVRELLAENRPENVALFWARGGSVPWEAVPREGRAPRMLRTLPTYPFDRKRHWVTPGRPPAPVAPAPAPSARAPLSATGVAAPAGTGAGERITALVADLLGVPADALDPDAPLQDLGFSSILAMQLVKALQTEVDPAADLQALDGRSTRDLVRRFGSATPPRTAAAPAEARFPEVIRLNARTEGRPVFWFHGGLGGLEVYGAIADSFGRPFHGIQARGWMSDADPLSGITAMAAHYAHIIRTVQPEGPYDLGGYSLGGLLAYEVTRQLQEQGETVESIVMVDAMYGDRIKEMTMSRSDMVLQQVNALLFAAVRLSPERLAEAFITAAEVDWSQDDDQLLDGLIAVAQQRGLGGSAQALRALVEQNVKVQEAYGVLEYDIRPLARPESVTCFYFRNRSGLFYGELAAVFSTQEDGTALDQVNYWEEWQRQLPNFHQTDVDSSNHFAVLSDPKSLAAVRSFCELFYSGDREEKRISAAKSWVGRRRRAARGRK